A genomic window from Engraulis encrasicolus isolate BLACKSEA-1 chromosome 14, IST_EnEncr_1.0, whole genome shotgun sequence includes:
- the LOC134463474 gene encoding potassium channel subfamily K member 15-like, protein MNMQNIRTICLIVCMLSYLLVGAAVFDALESENESERKKMLELKLNELKKKYGFSDDEYREIEKVVLQLEPHRGARQWKFAGSFYFAITVITTIGYGHAAPATDAGKAFCMFYALLGIPLTLVMFQSLGERMNTLTRYLLSRLKHCLGLRRTAVSMGNMVLVGFLSCLSVLCVGAAAFSYFEGWSFFHSFYYCFITLTTIGFGDFVALLKREDLQTDTLYVAFGFLYILVGLTVIGAFLNLVVLRFLTVNSSSSSSSDGGEVEVAAGGGGPRCGKTDERALAMPGMLENGVLCSGNSLLSLPAGGGGGSSSSRTNLIPLPDNNNTRRRSLSGGKKRRKTSEKVKPARRPSGFLSLCSAVCCPRPQQHGEKSALSSQPALPRGGGGWTVTGPPAPAARGPPPGASPPTRPPVTPCA, encoded by the exons ATGAACATGCAGAATATTCGAACTATTTGTTTAATAGTTTGCATGCTCTCTTACCTACTTGTTGGAGCCGCCGTGTTCGATGCCCTGGAGTCGGAGaacgagagtgaaagaaagaaaatgttggAGCTGAAACTGAACGAGTTAAAGAAGAAGTATGGCTTCTCTGATGACGAGTACCGTGAAATTGAAAAAGTGGTTTTACAGTTGGAACCCCATCGAGGAGCGAGGCAGTGGAAATTCGCTGGATCGTTTTACTTTGCAATCACAGTTATCACAACGATAG ggTACGGCCATGCCGCCCCTGCCACAGACGCGGGCAAAGCCTTCTGCATGTTCTACGCCCTGCTCGGCATCCCCCTCACCCTGGTCATGTTCCAGAGCCTGGGCGAGCGCATGAACACCCTCACGCGCTACCTGCTGAGCCGGCTGAAGCACTGCCTGGGCCTGCGGCGCACGGCCGTCTCCATGGGCAACATGGTGCTGGTGGGCTTCCTGTCCTGCCTAAGCGTGCTGTGCGTGGGTGCCGCCGCCTTCTCCTACTTCGAGGGCTGGAGCTTCTTCCACTCCTTCTACTACTGCTTCATCACGCTCACCACCATCGGCTTCGGCGACTTTGTGGCGCTGCTGAAGCGCGAAGACCTGCAGACCGACACGCTCTACGTGGCCTTCGGCTTCCTCTACATCCTGGTGGGGCTGACGGTCATCGGGGCCTTCCTCAACCTGGTGGTGCTGAGGTTCCTGAcggtcaacagcagcagcagcagcagctccgacGGGGGCGAGGTGGAGGTGGCAGCtggaggagggg GACCAAGGTGTGGGAAGACGGACGAGAGGGCTTTAGCGATGCCAGGCATGCTGGAGAACGGGGTGTTGTGTAGCGGGAACAGCTTGCTCTCCCtgccagctggaggaggaggaggcagcagcagcagccgcaccaACCTCATCCCCTTGCCGGACAACAACAACACCCGACGAAGGTCCCTCTCTGGTGGGAAGAAGAGACGGAAAACCTCGGAAAAGGTGAAGCCGGCACGCCGTCCCTCTGGGTTTCTGTCCCTCTGCTCGGCTGTCTGCTGTCCTCGGCCACAGCAGCATGGGGAGAAGAGCGCCCTGTCCTCCCAGCCGGCTCTtcccagaggaggtggag GGTGGACGGTCACGGGGCCGCCTGCTCCCGCAGCTCGCGGGCCCCCTCCTGGGGCCTCTCCGCCTACTCGTCCCCCTGTGACTCCCTGTGCCTGA